The Juglans regia cultivar Chandler chromosome 1, Walnut 2.0, whole genome shotgun sequence nucleotide sequence tcatctcatctcatctcatgctAAAATTAGTGAGTCAAAAGGATTGCATATTGATgactaagggcttgtttggattgagagagtcttccaactcatctcatcgaatcgttacaattttttcaaattcacacataaaatataataaacaattcaaaatttttaaatcttaaaataaaatattatatattttattatattttttgtaaaaatttataaaagttataataataaaatgagatctcatcttaatttaaattaaattttaatttttatctcattttattttattttatctcatcttatcttaatttGTTATCTAAATCTTATCGGAGAAAAATACTTGATAAAAGAGATAACAACATGGGAATGGAAGATTTTAAGAcagagaaaaagataaaaacaagcattaaatatttattttgcttttccCTCTTCCACTACGTCTACCTCTCTCTTAAAATCACTTTCCATTACTCACATTCATTCTTTGCTTCATCCTCTTACATCACGAGATCCCCATCTCCCTCCATCTCTGTCTCTTCCTCAACGTTTCTCTGCTAGTACATCTCGTCCTCTTTGTACTGTTAAACGCAAACATTGCCGAAAGAACATACTTCTAGCCCCGCAAACATCTCCAACTCTTCACAAACAATCTTTAGACTTGTACGATATGTCACATTCTGCGAAACCCATACAAGAAATGGGCGTCGATTCCTTAATAACTCGGTTCCAGGACACGCTTGGTTGCGACCAAAACAAGCCAGACTTCAGAGAACTCGATCTGGGCTCGCCCGTCTCTCCCCTGATGACTACTACTCGGGGCTCCGTTGCCAATGGTAGTTGTGGTGGTGCAGCCACTTCGAGCTGCAGTTCGAGCTCGTCTGGATCGATTTCGGGTAAGAACAACAACAACCAATTGGTTAAGAGATCCGAGAGTAAGCCAAACAATCTCTCCAGTGAGCCCTCCGGTTTGTCCGAAACCAGCCCAATTACCCCCGAGAGCCTCCGATCCGTTAAAAGTAACCATAGTTCGAAACCGGGTCATCGGCGATCGGTCTCTGCTGGACCTCCATTGATCTACTCAGGTAGAAGCTTCAGTAGTGCTAGCAACAATGCCTCTGGCAACGGAGCAACTTCAGCTTCATCGAGTTCGAGCACGAATGCATTACCCAGTGGCAACATTTGCTCTCCTGGGAAAATCTTAAAGGCTGGTACCGCTCCTAAAAATGCCACTAGGACTGATGTTTTGGGTTCTGGCACTGGTAACTATGGCCACGGTAGCATAATGCGTGGTGGTGCTAAATGGGCTTCCGCTGGAAGTGCTGCAGACACTAATGTAACTGGGAATATACAGTTTGCAGGAGAAGCGGTGATGCTTAAGCGTGCAATGGCGAGTACTGATCCCGAGGAGGTGAAAAAGGCTGGGAATGAACTGTACAGGAGAGGGCATTTTGCGGAGGCCTTGTCCTTGTATGCTCGGGCTGTTTCGCTGTGGCCGGATAATGCGGCCTACAGGAGTAATCGGGCGGCGGCGTTGACGGCACTGGGGAGATTGGGCGAGGCGGCGTCGGAGTGTGAGGAGGCAGTGAGATTGGATCCTGGTTATGGGAGGGCACACCAGAGGTTGGCATCTCTTTATCTCCGGTGAGTGTTGCAAATAGAATTGGAAGCAAGGTTTCaactgttgttttttttttttttttttactattttgatTGCTTGATCATGATCCTTGGAAATAATGTTTCTTTCTGTTTTGGGGATTTTTGCTTAGATTAGTCTGATTGCTCCGTCTTGTGTTTTGATCTTCGTTGTGTTTACATTGGTTTTGGTGCATTTGTGTGCATCTTCTCATTGAGTGATTGGCTTTTGCTAACCTTTTAGTATTCTTTTGCACTGGTGAACTGGAGTCGGCTCCGAAATTTCGTTGTTGTATCTGTCACCCTAGTTTGTTGTATTCCGGTCCGTAATATACCCAATTAGAATGGATGATTGCTGGTTCAGTGGTTGTTAAAGTTGCTATCATTTATGATTCCTTCGTTTAATACTGGGAGAAGGTAAGACtggtttctaattttttttttctttgaattttgacTCATAAATTTTGAGTACTGAACCTTTGGCTTTACAAATTCATGTTTAGAAGAATAAGTTTGTCTTGAGTAATTGTTACCATCTGCAAGATTAATAAGATCATTGGATTAACATTCATGGATCATTTAACTTACTAGTCGCAATTTTCTACAGTTTTGGGCTGGTCGAATATGCCCAGCGCCACCTATATTTCACTGGGCAACAACCTGATCAATCTGACTTGCAGAAGCTAAAGTCATTGGAGAAGCATCTGAACCGATGTGCAGATTCTCGAAAGATAGGTGATTGGAAGAGTGCAATTAGGGAATCTGATGCGGCCATGGAAGTAGGAGCAGATTCCTCCCCTCAGGTAGAGCCCTATTCTGAAGTatctcaattttcaaatttatgtgGAGCGAAGTATAAAACTGGCAACTTATTAAAATAGTATTTACAGCTTGTTGCTTGTAAAGCTGAAGCCCTTCTAAAGCTCCATAACCTTGAAGAAGCAGAGTCTATTCTACTGAACATTCCTAAGTTGGACAATTTTCCTCCTTCCTGCTCACAGACCAAGTTCTTTGGTATGCTTGCTGAATCTTACCTGCTCTATGTCCGAGCCCAGATTGAGATGGCATTGGGAAGGTATGCTATGATGT carries:
- the LOC108981778 gene encoding inactive TPR repeat-containing thioredoxin TTL3-like isoform X1 is translated as MSHSAKPIQEMGVDSLITRFQDTLGCDQNKPDFRELDLGSPVSPLMTTTRGSVANGSCGGAATSSCSSSSSGSISGKNNNNQLVKRSESKPNNLSSEPSGLSETSPITPESLRSVKSNHSSKPGHRRSVSAGPPLIYSGRSFSSASNNASGNGATSASSSSSTNALPSGNICSPGKILKAGTAPKNATRTDVLGSGTGNYGHGSIMRGGAKWASAGSAADTNVTGNIQFAGEAVMLKRAMASTDPEEVKKAGNELYRRGHFAEALSLYARAVSLWPDNAAYRSNRAAALTALGRLGEAASECEEAVRLDPGYGRAHQRLASLYLRFGLVEYAQRHLYFTGQQPDQSDLQKLKSLEKHLNRCADSRKIGDWKSAIRESDAAMEVGADSSPQLVACKAEALLKLHNLEEAESILLNIPKLDNFPPSCSQTKFFGMLAESYLLYVRAQIEMALGRFENAIVAAEKAGLIDHSNVEVSRMLTNVKMVARARSLGNDLFSSGRFAEACSAYGEGLKYDGSNSVLYCNRAICWSKLGLWEQSVEDCNQALKIQPNYTKALLRRAVSNARLERWVEAVSDYELLRRELPGDIEVAESLQRAQIALQKSHGEEVGMNFGGEVEDISNLNKFKAAVSSPGVSVLHFKVESNEQCEEISPFINMLCVRYPSVNFFKVDVEDHLAVAKAENIRTVPTFKIYRNGEKVMELIRPTHQLLEDSVRNCST
- the LOC108981778 gene encoding inactive TPR repeat-containing thioredoxin TTL3-like isoform X2, whose product is MSHSAKPIQEMGVDSLITRFQDTLGCDQNKPDFRELDLGSPVSPLMTTTRGSVANGSCGGAATSSCSSSSSGSISGKNNNNQLVKRSESKPNNLSSEPSGLSETSPITPESLRSVKSNHSSKPGHRRSVSAGPPLIYSGRSFSSASNNASGNGATSASSSSSTNALPSGNICSPGKILKAGTAPKNATRTDVLGSGTGNYGHGSIMRGGAKWASAGSAADTNVTGNIQFAGEAVMLKRAMASTDPEEVKKAGNELYRRGHFAEALSLYARAVSLWPDNAAYRSNRAAALTALGRLGEAASECEEAVRLDPGYGRAHQRLASLYLRFGLVEYAQRHLYFTGQQPDQSDLQKLKSLEKHLNRCADSRKIGDWKSAIRESDAAMEVGADSSPQLVACKAEALLKLHNLEEAESILLNIPKLDNFPPSCSQTKFFGMLAESYLLYVRAQIEMALGRFENAIVAAEKAGLIDHSNVEVSRMLTNVKMVARARSLGNDLFSSGRFAEACSAYGEGLKYDGSNSVLYCNRAICWSKLGLWEQSVEDCNQALKIQPNYTKALLRRAVSNARLERWVEAVSDYELLRRELPGDIEVAESLQRAQIALQKSHGEEVGMNFGGEVEDISNLNKFKAAVSSPGGCGGSLSSGKS